A single Mucilaginibacter inviolabilis DNA region contains:
- a CDS encoding SDR family oxidoreductase codes for MNNQENTKKQILVLGGTGKTGSRVVSKLQQLGWPVRIGSRNAAIPFDWNDQSTWAPVLQDIDSVYISYQPDLAVPGAADTIRSLTHLAVKSGVTHLVLLSGRGEEEAQACEKMVINAGVDWTILRASWFCQNFSEGYVLDPILAGQVDLPVGHVPEPFIDADDIADVAVAALTNNGHAGQVYELTGPRLLTFRDAIQEIAAALNQPIQYQQIPMDAYKAMLREYQIPDDYIWLISYLFTEVLDGRNASLADGVERALGRKPTDFSEYIRKAIATGAWQVIA; via the coding sequence ATGAACAATCAGGAAAACACTAAAAAGCAAATATTGGTACTGGGTGGTACCGGAAAAACCGGCAGCCGTGTGGTGAGCAAGCTGCAACAACTAGGCTGGCCCGTACGTATTGGCAGCCGCAACGCGGCTATACCTTTCGACTGGAACGATCAAAGCACCTGGGCTCCGGTGCTGCAGGATATCGATTCCGTTTACATCTCTTATCAACCCGACCTCGCCGTTCCCGGTGCGGCCGACACTATCCGCAGCCTGACTCACTTGGCCGTTAAAAGCGGTGTTACTCATCTGGTACTGCTCTCGGGCCGGGGTGAAGAAGAAGCACAGGCCTGCGAAAAGATGGTGATAAATGCCGGTGTAGATTGGACCATTTTACGCGCCAGCTGGTTTTGTCAGAATTTTAGCGAAGGCTACGTTCTGGATCCGATCTTGGCCGGACAGGTTGATCTGCCTGTAGGCCATGTGCCCGAGCCTTTTATTGATGCGGATGATATTGCCGATGTAGCCGTGGCTGCTTTGACTAATAATGGCCATGCCGGACAGGTTTATGAATTGACAGGGCCACGTCTGCTTACCTTTCGCGATGCTATACAGGAAATAGCGGCTGCGCTTAATCAGCCCATTCAATACCAACAAATTCCGATGGATGCTTATAAAGCCATGCTAAGGGAGTACCAGATACCCGATGATTATATCTGGCTCATCAGCTACCTGTTTACCGAGGTACTGGATGGCCGAAATGCCAGTTTGGCCGATGGCGTTGAGCGCGCACTGGGGCGCAAACCCACCGATTTTTCGGAGTATATCCGCAAGGCTATAGCAACCGGGGCATGGCAGGTTATAGCATAG
- a CDS encoding M57 family metalloprotease, whose translation MKNKSLPQQKTIILAVLLTIMAAFGCKKNNTPAGPQVTSKALTQDEQLSIAKAGFSPTNAVRVKDGFIVEGDILLKQADLDFQSQHVNEVIFKKPVTEQYRTLFIVTGLTNAIKVRVSAGESQQVFTTAAKNAIKRYNDLGLTLTFTLLDSASTDKEDILIQGQQFGDPNILGQSSGFPGADGRPATPIALNSSRYTKTFQDKGELTTVIAHEMGHAIGFRHTDFQNRAYSCGYDTSSWIGILQAFFKLPVDEGGLAFYIPGTPIGGEPGSWMLACSDGTDRPFTPSDVVAIESLYPVKK comes from the coding sequence ATGAAAAACAAATCCCTACCACAGCAAAAAACAATTATTCTGGCGGTTTTATTAACCATCATGGCAGCGTTTGGCTGTAAAAAAAATAATACCCCGGCCGGGCCGCAGGTTACCAGCAAAGCACTTACCCAGGACGAGCAATTAAGTATTGCTAAAGCTGGTTTTTCGCCTACAAACGCCGTGCGGGTTAAAGACGGTTTTATTGTGGAAGGGGATATTTTATTGAAACAGGCCGACCTTGATTTTCAGAGCCAGCATGTAAACGAGGTGATATTCAAGAAACCTGTAACAGAACAATATCGCACCCTGTTTATTGTTACCGGGTTAACCAATGCCATCAAGGTGAGGGTGAGCGCAGGCGAGTCGCAGCAGGTATTTACCACGGCGGCCAAGAATGCCATCAAACGGTATAACGACCTGGGTTTAACACTTACGTTTACGTTATTGGATTCGGCCTCCACTGATAAAGAGGATATATTGATCCAGGGGCAACAGTTTGGAGACCCTAACATCCTGGGACAATCGTCAGGGTTTCCTGGGGCTGATGGCCGACCGGCAACGCCTATTGCATTGAATAGTTCCAGGTATACGAAGACTTTTCAGGATAAGGGCGAACTCACCACCGTTATTGCCCACGAAATGGGTCATGCTATTGGTTTCAGGCATACCGATTTCCAAAACAGGGCCTATAGCTGCGGTTATGATACTTCTTCATGGATAGGGATATTACAGGCTTTCTTTAAATTACCCGTTGACGAGGGTGGCCTTGCTTTTTATATACCAGGTACCCCAATAGGCGGCGAACCCGGCTCATGGATGCTGGCCTGCAGCGACGGTACCGATCGTCCGTTTACCCCAAGTGATGTGGTGGCTATAGAATCACTTTACCCGGTGAAAAAATAG